The following coding sequences are from one Roseburia hominis A2-183 window:
- a CDS encoding C39 family peptidase: MKFKKIISGILSLTLILGVCSISAFAAENTSGCYVVTEETPEEILEYAKEEFPEFLSHHLSSNGINAGEAQYTLGYPINIQESDGTNRIYDFPVMENGEIFAMLTIYDENGEYYTQLDENLMAEKLNELQNVSSQSSPISLVSNNAGFFAVVNDFVEPLTPDSEIENTVSLMNESITGNIVNITNVLSETDGNSISLMESSNPSPLGVVCVPQTDDGTFNGTQKEWCGAAVTAAIINYKKGTSLTAKGVTKEALGSAKNEGLTNSEVISVAKNHGLSPKSGNPLSYSSVKTEINGYRPIYMQMQRKSDEGKKYHALTLIGYSSSKYTVLNPWQSSSITLTKKDSGSDVTYVTGTRTYKWYTSIYNWK; encoded by the coding sequence ATGAAATTTAAAAAAATTATTTCTGGTATATTATCTTTAACACTTATATTAGGAGTTTGTAGTATATCTGCTTTTGCAGCAGAAAATACCAGTGGGTGCTATGTTGTCACTGAAGAAACTCCTGAAGAAATTCTTGAATATGCAAAAGAGGAGTTCCCCGAATTTCTCTCCCATCATTTAAGTTCTAACGGAATTAATGCGGGAGAAGCACAATATACTTTGGGCTATCCTATTAATATTCAAGAATCTGATGGTACTAACCGAATTTACGATTTTCCTGTTATGGAAAATGGTGAAATTTTTGCAATGCTCACCATCTATGACGAAAATGGTGAATATTACACACAGCTTGACGAAAATTTAATGGCTGAAAAGTTAAATGAATTACAGAATGTAAGCTCTCAAAGTTCTCCTATTAGTCTAGTTTCCAATAATGCTGGATTTTTTGCAGTAGTAAATGATTTTGTAGAGCCACTTACACCGGATAGTGAAATTGAAAATACCGTTTCTTTGATGAATGAAAGTATTACTGGTAATATTGTTAATATTACAAATGTACTTTCAGAAACAGATGGAAATAGTATTTCCCTTATGGAATCAAGCAATCCTAGTCCGTTAGGCGTTGTATGCGTTCCTCAAACAGATGACGGGACTTTTAATGGTACACAGAAAGAATGGTGCGGTGCTGCGGTTACTGCTGCGATTATTAACTACAAAAAGGGAACTTCTTTAACAGCAAAAGGTGTTACAAAAGAAGCGTTAGGCTCTGCTAAAAATGAAGGACTAACTAATTCAGAAGTTATTTCTGTTGCAAAAAATCATGGGTTATCTCCCAAGTCTGGAAACCCTCTAAGCTATTCATCAGTTAAGACAGAAATCAATGGTTATCGCCCAATATATATGCAAATGCAGCGGAAATCTGATGAAGGAAAAAAATACCACGCTTTAACTCTAATTGGATATAGTTCTTCAAAATATACTGTATTAAATCCGTGGCAAAGTAGTAGCATAACCCTTACCAAAAAAGATAGCGGTAGTGATGTCACCTATGTAACAGGAACAAGAACATATAAATGGTATACCAGCATTTATAACTGGAAATAA
- a CDS encoding DUF6674 family protein gives MEAEKTLTNEEIIRELLDLLKKNAMKEPANDVFEICTYVDGLEKKIASMTEELTSMQDQIKKMQEDTLINNAKKALTEAQERLNARCEQIKSQVSEIKVQVKSTAKNIVDETKAKGRAALYRVTEFVGIKKRLLNVRTVVKDTIVSTDRDIARTALLAKGFREAGQTVNNAFRTFADKPEMDYSQKEQKHPLTKAALAPMKAVRKLLVSMELHLDASIDKLDNLAMNVQLDKEKRMEQTKDKEQKAPDTEREIIYSPMVAEPQEYKYNADAFEARKTSEAKQETAGKELPKVREDKAR, from the coding sequence ATGGAAGCAGAAAAGACACTTACCAATGAGGAGATCATAAGGGAACTTCTTGACCTATTAAAAAAGAATGCTATGAAAGAGCCGGCAAATGATGTATTTGAGATATGCACCTATGTGGATGGTCTGGAGAAAAAGATTGCGTCTATGACAGAAGAACTTACCAGTATGCAGGACCAAATCAAGAAAATGCAGGAAGATACCCTTATCAATAATGCAAAAAAAGCATTAACAGAAGCACAGGAGCGACTCAATGCCAGATGTGAGCAGATAAAGTCACAGGTATCTGAGATAAAGGTACAGGTAAAATCTACTGCCAAGAATATTGTTGATGAAACAAAGGCAAAGGGCAGGGCGGCACTTTACAGGGTGACAGAATTTGTAGGAATTAAGAAAAGACTTCTCAATGTCAGAACAGTGGTAAAAGATACGATTGTATCTACAGACAGGGATATTGCAAGGACAGCACTTCTTGCAAAGGGATTCCGTGAAGCTGGTCAGACCGTAAACAATGCGTTCCGTACCTTTGCAGATAAACCGGAGATGGATTATTCACAGAAGGAACAGAAACACCCTCTCACAAAGGCGGCACTTGCCCCTATGAAAGCAGTGAGAAAATTGCTTGTATCAATGGAGCTGCATCTGGATGCTTCGATTGATAAGCTGGATAATCTGGCTATGAATGTGCAGCTTGATAAGGAAAAGCGTATGGAGCAGACAAAGGATAAGGAACAGAAAGCACCGGATACAGAAAGAGAGATCATCTATTCACCGATGGTAGCTGAACCACAGGAGTACAAGTATAATGCAGATGCTTTTGAGGCAAGAAAGACATCGGAGGCAAAGCAGGAAACGGCGGGGAAGGAGCTGCCAAAAGTCAGAGAAGATAAAGCCAGATAA
- a CDS encoding SpoVG family protein, producing MKYSIKVNEVRAKEGSNIKGFATVVFGDSFKITNIAILENKDKGELFVSMPRYRSNERDESNGVIYKDVCNPITAEFREELYTNILDAYARIKEPEKEETQKQDRTQEMPEFSVTVTPYEREGSNIKGLARIYFENSFIVNNINIVQGKEKIFVSMPSYKTKQVDEQGKPIYQDVCYPVTKDFREKLYNEIISEYEKAKDKSNEKARENAEQNHGNPDREKKDTPFR from the coding sequence ATGAAGTATTCAATTAAGGTAAACGAAGTAAGAGCAAAAGAGGGCAGCAATATCAAAGGATTTGCAACAGTGGTATTCGGTGATTCATTTAAGATTACCAATATTGCAATCCTTGAGAATAAGGACAAGGGAGAACTTTTCGTATCAATGCCTAGATACCGCTCCAATGAGCGTGATGAAAGCAATGGTGTGATCTATAAGGATGTGTGCAATCCTATCACAGCAGAGTTTCGTGAGGAACTCTATACCAATATCCTTGATGCTTATGCAAGAATCAAGGAACCGGAGAAAGAGGAGACACAGAAGCAGGACAGAACACAGGAAATGCCTGAGTTTTCCGTAACTGTGACACCTTATGAGAGGGAAGGCAGTAACATCAAGGGACTTGCCCGTATTTACTTTGAAAACAGTTTCATTGTAAATAACATCAATATCGTGCAGGGCAAAGAGAAAATCTTTGTATCAATGCCATCTTATAAGACAAAGCAGGTGGATGAGCAGGGAAAACCAATCTACCAGGATGTCTGCTATCCGGTCACAAAGGATTTCAGGGAAAAACTCTATAATGAGATTATCTCGGAATATGAGAAAGCAAAGGATAAGAGCAACGAAAAAGCAAGGGAGAATGCCGAACAGAACCACGGAAATCCCGACAGGGAGAAAAAGGATACTCCCTTTCGATAA
- a CDS encoding helicase-related protein, whose amino-acid sequence MRQFEEDKKAALARKYNYLNPKKAESVPSEYVKEILMKGTGFVGGKGRVCEIYQTEIDAGTRAKRIKAEYGQGGASWPLDGLGLHGYDTFHGSGLRIQWKDEDGEVEGYVSWKNVEKEIGVLILTGEYQSETPRIDELAMDGLREDDEVIDAEYREVDTQEEKSEIDDYAIPDEPDSYAVNRKAAELRYIKPIDYADRVAAMDKDLRDAIEILVSECSCYTPFRAFLMDVVQSDFAFMPNKLELICEIAMGNVQGERKAYCNNQYGLTEYTLSSADVKVSYKNRNGERAGDTVSWREVYEILSYMVKQPLYCGEDQKAIYQTIKNKIDREKMNPVYRKFFDIEDSVRESRLKTRERAIAYGLNTKIDTDGRIISDEDKNVSADIPQKDTEPQEAAPETPAQEVLPPVEGLRGKEKTQDQTKLNFHYNLWETEKGGAKTRYQWNIDAIRTLKQIEAENRLARPKEQTVLSKFVGWGGLSQAFDENNAAWSKEYAELKELLSDEEYSAARATVNNAFYTSPEIATCINSALVQFGFKGGNVLEPSMGIGNFFGSMPAPMQQSRLYGVELDSISGRIAKQLYQNANISITGFENTTYPDNFFDVVMGNVPFGDYKIFDPKYNKYNFRIHDYFLAKALDQARPGGMVAVITTKGTLDKSNPTIRKYLAERAELVGAIRLPNTAFKDNAGTEVTADILFLQKRERKIDIEPDWVHLGVTGDGIAVNSYFAEHPEMMLGTMQYDTRMFGQDSKYTVCVNNDENFNLYEALNMAISNIKAQMTDFERLAENEEQTEEVIPADPDVRNYTYTFFEGKLYYRENSEMVRQKVSPTAEGRIKSLDEIRQITRELIDIQMEGCSDEELADKQQLLNVKYDKFVGKYGAITSKANRTAFRDDSDYPLLCSLEEVNEDGEVKKADMFYKQTIKAKSVVDRVETAVEALNVSVNEFGYVNIPYMLSIYETDRDTLIKELDGIIFLNPDRYNENNPDAGWETADEYLSGNVRDKLRVAKAMAADTDNPQAERFAANAAALEKVQPEWIEASDIDVKIGTTWIEPLDYEQFIYELLNTPKRARAIRTEYYNSGIQVHLNKMSMEWFIENKSMDKHSVAATKTYGTSRMDAYSIFEDTLNLKTVTVRDRIDDGEGKYHYEVNKNETMLAREKQNMIKEKFKEWLFAEPERRQKYVEYYNETFNNIRLREYDGSHLQFPGMNPEIELKPHQKNAVARILMGGNTLLAHCVGAGKSFEMMAACMEQKRLGLSNKTIMVVPKPLIGQTASEFLRLYPSANILVATERDFEKSRRKQFVSRIATGDYDCIIMSHSQFEKIPISAERKERMLNEQINEITYAIDDMKERNGERWTVKQMESQKKKLEEQLKSLTDESRKDDLITFEELGVDSIMVDEAHNFKNLAIFSKMNNVSGISSSGAKKSTDMQLKCQYLSEINDGRGIVFATGTPISNTMCEMYVMQLYLQKSALEEMGIHHFDSWAANFGEVTTALELTVEGSGFRFKSRFNKFTNLPELMNIFREVADVQTADMLDLDVPALRGGKPIIVESEPDWYVKQVMEEFVVRAERIRGGGVDPSVDNFLKITHEARLLGTDARLIDKDAPNNPDGKLNKVAENVWKEYVKGNADGHIGCQLIFSDIGTPGPDKDFTIYDYLKESLIKYGIPAEEIAFIHDAKTDAQRDALFKEMRTGKKKVLIGSTDKCGTGVNVQTHLVAMHHVDCPWKPSSIEQREGRGIRQGNKNDEVAIYRYVTKQTFDAYNWSLVENKQRFISQVMTSKAVSRSCEDIDEATLSYAEIKAVATGNPLIREKMEVDNDVQRLKLLKASYDNQRYGLQDNFMIKYPKLIKTATEKLANVREDIKARDKELIDNPDFAITIGNATYTERVDGGTVMLEAISKCKTGETTPVGKFHGFELLVEKNFLSINYMVLRGKTEYKAELSTSPVGSMVKLENLFNGLHENVDFLEKKIEQYQNDLEASKAEYDKPFAYSAELEEKLARQYELNAQLDLENAKAMDADLGGLDEEKSEDRIENAGIVAEDKGIYMPDRNRKR is encoded by the coding sequence ATGCGTCAGTTCGAGGAGGATAAAAAGGCTGCCCTTGCCAGAAAATATAATTACCTTAATCCAAAGAAAGCAGAGAGTGTACCAAGTGAGTATGTAAAAGAGATACTTATGAAAGGAACTGGCTTTGTCGGTGGAAAAGGCAGGGTGTGTGAAATCTATCAGACAGAGATAGACGCAGGAACCAGAGCAAAGCGTATCAAGGCAGAATATGGTCAGGGGGGTGCAAGCTGGCCGCTTGACGGTCTAGGCTTGCACGGGTATGACACATTTCACGGTTCGGGACTTCGTATCCAATGGAAAGATGAAGATGGAGAAGTAGAAGGATACGTTTCGTGGAAGAATGTCGAAAAGGAAATCGGTGTACTTATCCTTACCGGAGAATACCAGTCGGAGACACCTCGTATTGATGAGCTTGCAATGGACGGACTTCGTGAAGATGATGAAGTCATTGACGCAGAGTACCGTGAAGTTGATACGCAGGAGGAGAAATCAGAAATTGATGATTATGCTATTCCTGATGAGCCTGACAGTTATGCTGTAAACAGAAAGGCGGCTGAGTTACGGTATATCAAGCCGATTGATTATGCTGACCGTGTAGCTGCAATGGATAAAGATTTAAGAGATGCCATTGAGATACTTGTGTCAGAATGTAGCTGTTACACACCATTCCGTGCTTTCCTTATGGATGTGGTGCAATCGGATTTTGCATTTATGCCGAATAAGCTGGAACTGATCTGTGAGATAGCGATGGGAAATGTTCAGGGTGAGAGAAAGGCATATTGCAATAATCAGTATGGACTCACAGAATACACTTTAAGCAGTGCAGATGTGAAAGTAAGCTACAAAAACAGAAATGGAGAGAGGGCAGGGGATACCGTATCATGGCGTGAGGTATATGAAATCTTATCCTATATGGTAAAACAGCCATTGTACTGTGGAGAGGACCAGAAGGCAATCTATCAGACCATAAAAAATAAGATTGACAGGGAAAAGATGAATCCTGTTTATCGCAAGTTCTTTGATATTGAGGACAGTGTGAGAGAAAGCCGTCTTAAAACCAGAGAACGGGCGATTGCATATGGCTTGAATACCAAGATTGACACGGATGGTCGTATAATTTCTGATGAGGATAAGAATGTATCGGCAGATATTCCACAGAAGGATACCGAACCACAGGAGGCTGCCCCTGAAACACCTGCACAGGAAGTATTACCGCCAGTGGAAGGTCTGCGTGGAAAAGAAAAAACACAAGACCAGACAAAACTCAATTTCCACTATAACCTGTGGGAAACAGAAAAGGGCGGTGCAAAGACCAGATACCAGTGGAACATTGACGCAATCCGTACACTAAAGCAGATTGAAGCAGAAAACAGACTTGCCAGACCAAAGGAGCAGACAGTTTTATCAAAGTTTGTCGGCTGGGGTGGCTTGTCACAGGCATTTGATGAGAATAATGCTGCGTGGAGCAAAGAGTATGCAGAACTGAAAGAGCTTCTTTCCGATGAGGAATACAGTGCGGCAAGAGCAACTGTAAATAATGCCTTTTACACTTCGCCGGAGATTGCAACGTGTATCAATTCAGCCCTTGTGCAGTTTGGGTTTAAAGGCGGAAATGTCTTGGAGCCGTCTATGGGTATCGGTAATTTCTTCGGAAGTATGCCAGCACCAATGCAGCAAAGCAGGCTGTACGGAGTGGAGCTGGACAGCATATCGGGAAGAATAGCAAAACAGCTTTACCAGAATGCCAATATCAGTATTACAGGATTTGAAAACACCACATATCCGGATAACTTCTTTGATGTTGTTATGGGAAATGTGCCATTTGGAGATTATAAGATATTCGATCCAAAGTACAACAAGTATAACTTCCGTATTCACGATTATTTTCTGGCAAAAGCACTCGATCAGGCAAGACCGGGAGGTATGGTTGCAGTGATTACCACAAAGGGAACACTGGATAAGAGCAATCCGACTATACGAAAGTATCTGGCTGAGAGGGCAGAACTTGTGGGAGCAATCCGACTTCCGAATACTGCATTTAAGGATAATGCAGGAACTGAGGTGACTGCGGACATTCTTTTTTTACAGAAAAGAGAGCGAAAAATTGATATAGAGCCTGACTGGGTACATCTTGGTGTCACAGGTGATGGCATAGCAGTCAATTCCTATTTTGCAGAGCACCCGGAGATGATGCTTGGTACAATGCAGTATGATACAAGGATGTTCGGACAGGACAGCAAATATACCGTCTGTGTGAATAATGATGAGAACTTCAATCTGTATGAAGCACTCAATATGGCAATCAGTAACATCAAAGCACAGATGACAGATTTTGAGAGACTGGCAGAGAATGAGGAACAGACAGAGGAAGTCATTCCCGCTGATCCGGATGTCAGAAATTATACTTACACATTCTTTGAAGGAAAACTTTACTACAGGGAAAATTCAGAGATGGTAAGGCAGAAAGTATCACCGACAGCGGAGGGGCGTATTAAGAGCCTTGATGAAATCAGACAGATAACAAGAGAGCTGATTGATATCCAGATGGAGGGCTGTAGTGATGAGGAGCTTGCAGACAAACAGCAGCTTTTGAATGTAAAATATGATAAATTCGTTGGAAAGTATGGAGCAATCACTTCCAAAGCAAACCGTACAGCGTTCAGGGATGACAGCGATTATCCGCTTCTTTGCAGTCTTGAAGAAGTAAATGAGGACGGGGAGGTGAAGAAGGCTGATATGTTTTATAAGCAGACGATTAAAGCAAAGTCCGTGGTGGACAGGGTAGAAACTGCAGTTGAGGCTCTTAATGTATCGGTCAATGAGTTTGGATATGTAAATATTCCTTATATGCTCTCCATTTATGAAACAGACAGGGATACTCTCATAAAGGAACTCGATGGAATTATTTTTCTTAATCCTGACCGTTACAATGAAAATAACCCGGACGCAGGCTGGGAGACAGCAGATGAATATCTGTCAGGCAATGTAAGGGATAAGCTGCGTGTTGCAAAGGCAATGGCGGCGGATACCGATAATCCGCAGGCAGAAAGATTTGCCGCCAATGCCGCAGCCTTAGAGAAAGTTCAGCCGGAATGGATTGAAGCCTCGGATATAGATGTAAAGATTGGTACAACTTGGATTGAACCGCTTGATTATGAACAGTTTATCTATGAGCTGCTTAATACACCAAAAAGGGCAAGGGCAATCAGAACGGAGTATTATAATTCCGGTATTCAGGTACACTTGAATAAAATGAGTATGGAATGGTTCATTGAGAACAAAAGTATGGATAAACATTCCGTGGCGGCAACGAAAACTTATGGTACAAGCAGAATGGACGCTTATTCTATTTTTGAGGATACCCTGAACTTAAAAACGGTCACTGTCAGGGACAGGATTGATGATGGTGAGGGCAAGTACCATTATGAAGTCAACAAAAATGAGACAATGCTTGCAAGGGAAAAGCAAAATATGATCAAGGAGAAGTTCAAGGAATGGTTATTTGCAGAACCGGAACGCCGACAGAAGTATGTGGAATATTATAATGAAACCTTCAATAATATCCGCCTGCGTGAGTATGACGGAAGCCATTTGCAATTTCCGGGAATGAACCCTGAGATTGAATTAAAACCGCACCAGAAAAATGCGGTGGCACGAATCCTTATGGGAGGAAATACTCTGCTTGCCCACTGCGTCGGAGCCGGAAAGTCGTTTGAAATGATGGCTGCGTGTATGGAACAGAAAAGGCTCGGACTTTCCAATAAGACAATTATGGTAGTGCCAAAGCCGCTTATCGGGCAGACAGCAAGTGAATTTTTAAGGCTTTACCCGTCAGCAAACATCTTGGTTGCAACGGAGCGTGATTTTGAAAAGAGCCGAAGAAAGCAGTTTGTATCAAGGATTGCGACAGGCGATTATGACTGCATCATTATGTCGCACTCGCAATTTGAGAAAATTCCAATTTCGGCAGAGAGAAAGGAGCGAATGCTTAATGAACAGATAAATGAGATCACCTATGCGATTGATGATATGAAGGAGCGGAACGGGGAACGCTGGACCGTAAAGCAGATGGAAAGCCAGAAGAAAAAGCTGGAGGAACAGCTTAAATCCCTGACCGATGAGAGCAGGAAAGATGACCTCATTACCTTTGAGGAGCTGGGTGTTGACTCTATTATGGTAGACGAAGCACACAATTTTAAGAACCTTGCCATTTTTTCAAAGATGAATAATGTGTCGGGAATCAGCAGTAGTGGGGCTAAGAAGTCAACGGATATGCAGCTTAAATGCCAGTATTTATCAGAGATAAATGATGGCAGGGGCATTGTATTTGCTACCGGAACACCGATAAGCAACACGATGTGTGAGATGTATGTTATGCAGCTTTATTTGCAGAAATCGGCACTTGAGGAGATGGGAATTCATCATTTCGACTCGTGGGCGGCTAACTTTGGAGAAGTAACAACGGCACTGGAGCTTACGGTTGAGGGCAGTGGTTTCCGTTTCAAGAGCAGGTTCAATAAGTTTACCAATCTGCCGGAGCTTATGAACATCTTCCGTGAGGTTGCCGATGTGCAGACAGCGGATATGCTTGACCTTGATGTGCCAGCTCTGCGTGGCGGCAAGCCTATCATCGTGGAGTCGGAGCCGGACTGGTATGTGAAGCAGGTAATGGAAGAATTTGTTGTAAGAGCAGAAAGGATAAGGGGCGGGGGTGTTGATCCAAGTGTTGACAACTTCTTAAAGATTACGCACGAAGCAAGACTTCTTGGAACAGACGCAAGACTGATTGATAAGGACGCACCGAACAACCCGGACGGAAAGCTCAATAAGGTAGCGGAAAATGTCTGGAAAGAATATGTAAAAGGAAATGCTGATGGTCATATAGGCTGTCAGCTTATTTTTTCAGATATTGGAACACCGGGACCGGACAAGGACTTTACGATTTATGATTATCTGAAGGAGTCACTTATCAAGTATGGTATCCCTGCGGAGGAGATAGCATTTATTCACGATGCAAAAACAGACGCACAGAGGGATGCACTCTTTAAGGAAATGAGGACAGGTAAGAAAAAAGTCCTTATCGGTTCGACAGATAAGTGCGGAACCGGAGTTAATGTACAGACACACCTTGTTGCAATGCACCATGTCGATTGCCCGTGGAAGCCTTCTTCTATTGAACAGAGGGAAGGCAGAGGTATCCGACAGGGAAATAAAAACGATGAGGTGGCAATCTACCGATATGTTACAAAACAAACCTTTGATGCATACAACTGGTCACTTGTGGAAAACAAGCAGCGTTTCATCAGTCAGGTTATGACAAGCAAGGCAGTGAGCCGAAGCTGTGAGGACATTGATGAGGCAACACTTTCTTATGCGGAGATTAAGGCGGTTGCTACAGGCAACCCTTTAATCAGGGAAAAGATGGAGGTTGACAATGATGTCCAGAGATTAAAGCTCTTAAAGGCGTCTTATGATAATCAGAGATACGGATTGCAGGATAATTTTATGATCAAGTATCCAAAACTCATCAAAACTGCGACAGAGAAACTTGCCAATGTCAGGGAGGATATAAAGGCAAGGGATAAGGAATTGATTGATAACCCGGATTTTGCCATTACCATAGGCAATGCAACTTATACAGAGCGAGTGGATGGTGGAACCGTAATGCTTGAAGCAATCAGCAAATGTAAGACAGGCGAAACCACTCCAGTCGGTAAGTTTCACGGCTTTGAGCTTCTGGTGGAAAAGAATTTCCTCAGTATCAACTATATGGTGCTTCGTGGAAAGACGGAATACAAGGCAGAACTTTCCACAAGTCCGGTGGGAAGTATGGTAAAGCTGGAGAACCTGTTCAACGGACTTCACGAAAATGTTGATTTTCTGGAAAAGAAGATTGAACAGTACCAAAATGATCTTGAGGCTTCAAAGGCGGAGTATGACAAGCCGTTTGCATATAGTGCAGAACTGGAAGAAAAACTTGCAAGGCAGTATGAATTAAATGCCCAGCTTGACCTTGAGAATGCAAAAGCTATGGACGCAGATCTTGGCGGACTGGACGAAGAAAAGTCTGAGGACAGAATAGAAAATGCGGGTATTGTTGCAGAGGATAAGGGAATCTATATGCCAGACAGAAACAGGAAAAGATAG
- a CDS encoding TnpV protein, whose product MLEAMTYKEVDGLLYPELTMPDETEDLTKLGRYGRMAMKYLLENEPARYKTLMRFGKMYEKMSAVEEEANQLYDQLEEQYLMKHKPQNPSSTMEMWKIREQAKMQAEEVVLHQIVMKFH is encoded by the coding sequence ATGTTAGAAGCAATGACTTACAAGGAAGTGGACGGACTGCTGTATCCGGAGCTGACAATGCCGGACGAGACAGAGGATTTAACGAAGCTGGGCAGATACGGGAGAATGGCAATGAAGTATCTTCTGGAGAACGAACCGGCAAGGTACAAGACACTGATGAGATTCGGGAAGATGTACGAGAAGATGTCGGCAGTAGAGGAGGAAGCAAACCAGCTTTACGATCAGTTGGAGGAACAGTATCTAATGAAGCACAAGCCACAGAATCCGTCATCGACAATGGAGATGTGGAAGATAAGAGAGCAGGCGAAGATGCAGGCAGAGGAAGTAGTGCTCCACCAGATCGTGATGAAGTTTCATTAG
- a CDS encoding DpnD/PcfM family protein yields the protein MEKEFDIEIKEVLSRVETVKAESLDDAINKAMDMYYSEQIVLDAEDMKGVDFSPYSEEQLPSSLKENGGKTR from the coding sequence ATGGAAAAAGAATTTGATATTGAGATAAAAGAAGTTCTCTCAAGGGTAGAGACAGTAAAGGCAGAGTCACTTGACGATGCCATAAACAAGGCAATGGATATGTATTATTCAGAACAGATAGTCCTTGATGCGGAGGATATGAAGGGAGTTGATTTTTCGCCATACAGCGAAGAACAGCTCCCTTCTTCATTAAAGGAAAATGGAGGAAAGACACGATGA